One genomic window of Punica granatum isolate Tunisia-2019 chromosome 1, ASM765513v2, whole genome shotgun sequence includes the following:
- the LOC116205354 gene encoding lysine-rich arabinogalactan protein 19-like: MATNMIELMALLRDQNRASLSYTPPSGQSSTVDLNPVVLPTIVLESEDAPTLAMTHVPMVYPVSDPLLPPPAPTAVPLPPVAFLTLDSTMHVPSPVAMPIQPPIYTVLQPIVLPMMSAPAPAHTIEHFPFQASQSHISFSYQTPPPLNIPPY, translated from the coding sequence ATGGCCACTAACATGATAGAGCTCATGGCCCTACTTAGAGATCAAAATCGGGCTTCTTTGAGCTACACTCCGCCTTCGGGGCAAAGTTCAACGGTTGATCTGAACCCCGTGGTCCTGCCGACCATCGTTTTGGAGAGCGAGGATGCACCTACTTTAGCAATGACGCATGTACCGATGGTCTACCCGGTCAGTGATCCCTTGCTGCCTCCACCTGCCCCTACGGCTGTTCCTCTTCCACCAGTGGCATTTCTGACATTAGACTCGACTATGCACGTACCATCGCCAGTAGCCATGCCGATCCAACCTCCAATCTACACTGTTCTGCAGCCAATTGTtctcccgatgatgagtgcCCCCGCTCCTGCTCACACCATTGAGCATTTCCCTTTCCAAGCTTCACAATCCCATATAAGCTTTtcctaccaaactccaccgcctctaaatattcctccctATTAG